From the genome of Pectobacterium atrosepticum:
TTGATAGCCACGCATTTGGAGGCGCTATGACCAAGTCTGAACTTATTGAAAGGCTTGCTGGACAGCAATCTCATATCCCGGCCAAAGTGGTTGAGGATGCAGTGAAAGAAATGCTTGAACAAATGGCTTCTACGTTAGCCGAAGGCGACCGTATTGAAATCCGTGGGTTTGGCAGTTTTTCACTTCACTACCGTGCACCGCGTGTGGGTCGTAATCCGAAAACGGGTGATAAAGTTGAGCTGGAAGGTAAGTACGTCCCTCACTTTAAACCGGGCAAGGAACTCCGCGACCGCGCTAACATTTATGGCTAATTGTTAGTCATAAATATCAGCCTTATAAAAGCACTCATTTTGGGTGCTTTTTTGCATTTATCGATCTTGTTCCCTCAAAGCTTCCGCGCTATTGGCTATTTGTTCTGATTACTTATCAGAGTGCCATTCCTTGTTATACGTTTTCTTTCTCCCTTTGAGCTGTTAAGTGACCGCGACATATGAAATATGAATATTTTGATTTCCAGCCGTTTGGATGTTGAAATTTCGAATGTTATTGCCTATTTTTTATGCATTACATTAATTTCTCTAATGCATTATCTCTAAATAAGGAAAGTGTATGAGTGAAGCATGTAGCCATTCCGGTAGCATAAGCTGTTCCTGCTGTAGTCCTCTATGGAAATCATTTCTCCCCGATACGCCAGTTGATATTCCTGAGTGGGAAAACAGTCTACATATTGAAACGAAGTTATTCCGTTCCGCGCCAAATAAGGATGGTAGCCCTGGAAAAGCGATTCTGACGCTGGAAGATGGGCAGGAGGTTTCGGTTGAAGCAATTGGTATTCATGACGGACTGGTGGTTGCGACAGGTTCATATCAAGATGTGAAGGCCAAAATGCCGAAAAACACGTTGGAACATCAATTATCAGGCAAACAAACGCTGTTGCCGGGTCTGATTGAGCCACATGTGCACATCATTAACACCGCGATGTTATCTGCCATTGGCAATGATGTTAGCCCGTTTGAAGAGCAGAGATTACGCAAAGATTATAATAGGGTTTGGGTGACATCCTCTCTGGCTGAGCAGGCAAAGTCGGATACGGATAAAAATAATAGCTGGCTTATCGGCTTTGGCGCCGATCCTTCCTTGTTTATTGGCGGAGAGAAGGAATTTAATTCTGCCGTTCTTGATGAGCATGTGACGGATAAAAGACCCGTATTTGTCATCAATGCCTCGATGCATCTGGCCTATATCAATACGTGTGCGATTAAACTCGTCAGGGAATTTTATAAAGATAAAGTTATTCCACCGGATGACGGCATCCTTAAAGAAATAGACGGTATAGAGCCTGTCGTGAATGTCATTGTTAGCAGTTACCCCAAAGCAAAATTGGCGCTGATGCTAATTGAATCGGTTAACAAACTGTTTGGTGTGGCGAGTAAACGCGGCGTGACTTATATGCTCGATGCTGGCGTTGAACCCAAAGGTACTCAGCCTGGCTTCGATCAAGTGAGTTTTCTGGATAAATGGGCACATCTGCCGATCTGTCCGGTGCGGATCGGTGGTGCGCTGATCATTACGAATAGTGATGATTTCAAAAATAAGGTGGTGGATCATTACTCTCCAGGCTATGGAGATGAACATTTCCACTTGCCGTATATCAAGATTATTTCAGATGGTTCAAATCAAGGGCTGACGGGGTATCAATCCACGCCGTACTGCTGTAATAGCCGTTATGAAAAAACGCCGAGTGAGAAAAATATTGGAGCCTTCAACTTTACTCCTCCAACTGATATCAATACGCTGGTGGATAGCGTTGTGCAGCATCAATGGCCGTTGATGATTCATACTAATGGTGATGAAGCCATTAGCCTGACGTTAGCGTCATTTAAAAAGGCAGGCGTGACGTCAGGCTCTTACGAACAGCGTCGTGATCGTCTGGAACATGCATCACTGCTGACTGATGACCATCTGTCTGAAATGAAGCAACGCGGTATTTCGCCCAGTTTCTTAATTGGTCATGTGGGGTATTGGGGCTGGGCATTCCAGCAAACCATATTGGGAGAGGAACGGGCTAATCACCTTGATCGCTGCCAGTCCGCTATTAATCACGGGATGAGGATTACTTTA
Proteins encoded in this window:
- the ihfB gene encoding integration host factor subunit beta; translation: MTKSELIERLAGQQSHIPAKVVEDAVKEMLEQMASTLAEGDRIEIRGFGSFSLHYRAPRVGRNPKTGDKVELEGKYVPHFKPGKELRDRANIYG
- a CDS encoding amidohydrolase translates to MSEACSHSGSISCSCCSPLWKSFLPDTPVDIPEWENSLHIETKLFRSAPNKDGSPGKAILTLEDGQEVSVEAIGIHDGLVVATGSYQDVKAKMPKNTLEHQLSGKQTLLPGLIEPHVHIINTAMLSAIGNDVSPFEEQRLRKDYNRVWVTSSLAEQAKSDTDKNNSWLIGFGADPSLFIGGEKEFNSAVLDEHVTDKRPVFVINASMHLAYINTCAIKLVREFYKDKVIPPDDGILKEIDGIEPVVNVIVSSYPKAKLALMLIESVNKLFGVASKRGVTYMLDAGVEPKGTQPGFDQVSFLDKWAHLPICPVRIGGALIITNSDDFKNKVVDHYSPGYGDEHFHLPYIKIISDGSNQGLTGYQSTPYCCNSRYEKTPSEKNIGAFNFTPPTDINTLVDSVVQHQWPLMIHTNGDEAISLTLASFKKAGVTSGSYEQRRDRLEHASLLTDDHLSEMKQRGISPSFLIGHVGYWGWAFQQTILGEERANHLDRCQSAINHGMRITLHSDNGVTPLGPLRMMEQAISRVMEGAPQGTTPAVLREQERISRFAALKAATYDAAWQCHADQWVGSLVAGKCADFVILADSPLTYDSADKNNPVKDMRDIPVLETWKGGRKVHSGAGHS